The Chlorocebus sabaeus isolate Y175 chromosome 14, mChlSab1.0.hap1, whole genome shotgun sequence genome segment ttttttttttgagacggagtcttgctctgtagcccgggctggactgcagtggccggatctcagctcactgcaagctccgcctcccgggtttacgccattctcctgcctcagcctcccgaggagctgggactgcaggcgcccgccacctcgcccggctagttttttgtattttttagtagagatggggtttcaccgtgttagccaggatggtctcgatctcctgacctcgtgatccacccatctcggcctcccaaagtgctgggattacaggcttgagccaccgcgcctggcccttttttttttgagatggagtctcgctctgtcgcccaggctggagtgcagtggcgcgatctcgcctcactgcaagctccgccttccgggtttacaccattctcctgcctcagcctccagagtagctgggactacaggcgcccgccacctcgcccggctagttttttgtgtatttttttttttaatagagacggggtttcaccgcattggtcaggatggtctcaatctcctgacctcgtgatccgcccgtctcagccacccaaagtgctgggattacaggcttgagccaccgcgcccggcctaaagcaACTTTCTTAGTGAAAAGATTCTATAAcagaccaggtatggtggtttaCACTCGTAATCCCAGGACTTGAGGAgcccgaagtgggaggatcgcttgaggctaggtgttccagatcagcctgaggaacatagtgagaccctgtctctacaaacgaacagacaaaaaaaaattctataacaTTCACCCTATAGCAATTGTTAAGCAGCAAAATAACTTAAATGCCACCATCTTCAGTGCTCCTTTCTAGCTCCAGTACATTAGAAAGTTTGGATCTAAAGAAACATCTGAGgccgcgcatggtggctcatgcctgtaatcccaggactttgggaggccgaagcaggtggatcatgaggtcaggagttcgagaccagcctgaccaaagtgctgaaaccccgtttctactaaaaatacaaaaattagctgggcgtggtggcacgcgcctgtaatcccagctactcaggaggctgaggcaggagaatcacttgaaccgggaagacagagattgcagtgagccgagatcgtgccattgcactccagcctgggcaacagagcaagactacatctcaaaaaaaaaaaaaaaaaaaaaagtatctggtagctcaggtgtggtagctcatgcctgtaagcctagcatgttgggaggccaagggtggggggtggatcacttgaggccaggagttcaagaccagcctggtcaacatggcaaaaccctgtctctactaaaaatgcaaaattaaaaacaaaaaaaaattagccagaaatggtggtgcaagcctgtagttccagctacttgggaggctgaggcaggagaattgcttgaacctgggaggcggaggctgcagtgagccaagatctcaccactccactccagcctgggtacagagcaagactctatctcaataaataaataaataggccaggtgcagtggctcacccctgtaatcccagcacctcgggaggccaaggcgggctgatcatgaggtcaagatatcgaaaccaggccgggtgcggtggctcaagcctgtaatcccagcactttgggaggccgagacgggcagatcacgaggtcaggagatcaagaccatcctggctaacatggtgaaaccccgtctccactaaaaaatacaaaaaactagccgagcgaggtggcgggcgcctgtagtcccagctactcaggaggctgaggcaggagagtggcataaacccgggaagtggagcttgcagtgagctgagatccggccactgcactccagcctgggcgacagagcgagactccgtctcaaaaaaaaaaaaaaaaaaagatatcgagaccatcctggccaacatggtgaaaccccgtctttactgaaaatacaaaaaattagttgggcatggtggcatggacctgtagtctcagctactcaggaagctgaggcaggagaatcgcttgaacctggaaagcagaggttgtagtgagccaagattgtgccactgcactccagcctggtgacacagtgagactccatcacaaaaataagaataaaaataaaataaaataaaataaagaagcatCTGACACTCAGACTTTCCCACTCTTCTTACCGTATCCTATcctataattaaaagtaaaaatagggcggacacggtggctcacgcctgtaatcccagcactttgggtggccaaggcaggtcgattacctcaggtcaggagttcaaaaccagcctgaccaacaagatgaaaccccgtctctactttaaaaaaaaaaattagctaggcatggtggcgcatgcctgtaattccagctacttgggaggctgaggcaggagaattttttgaacctggaggcaggattgcagtgagccaagatcacaccattgcactccagcctgggcaacaagagcgagactctgtctcaaaaaaaaaaaaagtaaaaataataaataaataaataaatacatatataatacaaaaaattggggATGAGAGTAAGAGGAgtaaaaggctgggcatggtagctcatgcctgtaatcctagcactttgggaggccaaggtgggaggatcccttgagcccaggagctagagaccagccttgggcaacagggcatggtgacacacctttgtagctacttgggaggctgaggcaggaggactgcctgagcctaggaggtcaaggctgcagtgagctgtgatctcaccagtgcactccagcctgggtgacagagcgagaccccatctcaaaagaaaaaaaaagtaaaaataaaataaaagagttcaAAGTAAAGATTTAAAAGTTTAGCTCTGGTGACTTCCTAATCCCTAAATTATAGTGATTTACACTAATTCCACACTTACTGCCGCAGCCCCACCTCCAGAAGGGCAGACATGGAAGGACCCTATTGTTCTGGGCTTCCTTTCTTTGTCCACTCCCAGCCTCTAAACAGTCACATTAAGCCATCTTTCTCCTACTCTTTGAGATCTAAAAAAGACCTGGGGTTTTCCCTGCCGCTGGGCAAGTTTATGACAAATACTGTTGCTCCCCTATTTTAAAACTTCCCTTTCCCCATAAGAAGCATTTCTGTGGTCACTGGGGACTTTTACAACTAATAATAAACACAGATTCGAGCAGCTCAAAGGGATTCACATATACTTTTTAACAATGATGagagaaagacacaaataaaCGGCCAGTAGTGGTCATCTCCTGGGAGGGGAGTGGGACTGGGTGGAGGGAGGTCAAGGACAACTTAATCTTATCTGAATTATTAGAATGTTTTGCagaggcgggcatggtggctcacgcctgtaatcccagcactttgggaggcggtggcaggagggtcacttgagcccaggagttgccgtgggcaacatagcaagacctcatctgtacaacaaacaaaactaaaaatttagccaggcatggtggcacacgcctgcagtcgtccaagctacttgggaggctgaggcatgaggaccTCCTGATCCCAGGAgatcaagtctgcagtgagctgtgatcgcaccacagcactccagcctgggcaacagggcgagactctgtctcagaaaaaggaaagaagggaaaaagaatattttgcaaagaaaatatatcaatgtATCACTTAAATAATTAAAGCAAGGAATCATGGAAAAAATGGGAGAACTGCATgctcatattaaaattttaatctataCAGCAAAGAAAGTAAAAGTTGCCCACTGCTGATTCTCTAACCCACTCCCCAGAAGAAGCCTCTGTTGGGAAGTGTTTTTATGCCCTTCCATTAATGTGCTAAGCATATTTACACAACCCAATTATTTCTCTCAGTCTTTCTACAAAGTAGAATCACAAAGCATGGTTTTGAGTTTCCTTTATTCACccaacatttattatctcttgGGTGGGATGGCTCTTAGCAacgtgctctctctctttttaaaaataaaatttttaattttagttctaATTCttcagcctggttaacataggaataccctgtttctacaaaaaaaaaaaaagaaaattgaaaactagccaggcatggtggcacaactgtagtcccagctactcaggtggctgaggcaggagggtcacttgaacccaggggttcgaggctgcagtgagccctgattgtgccactgcactccagcttgggcaacagaccaagaccctgtctcaaaaaataataataaaacacacatttatttatttatttatttatttatttatgatacagagtcttgctctgttgcccaggctggagtgcagtggcacaatctcggttcactgcaacctccacctcctgaattcaagcgattctcctgcctcagcttcctgagtagctgggattacaggggtgtgccaccatgcccagctaatttttgtatttttagtggagatagggttttctcaccatgttggccagactggccttctttttttaaaaacaaaacaaaacaaaacaaaacaaaaaaagcagagtctctattgcccaggttggagtgcaatggcacgatctcagatcactgcaacctttgtctcctgggttcaagtcattctcctgcctcagcctcccaagcacctggggttgcaggaatgtgccaccatgcctggttaatttttgtggttttagtagagacagggttttgccatgttggccaggctggtctcaaactcctgtcctcaagggatccacccttctcagcctcccaaagtgttgcgattacaggtgtgagccaccacactcggccataaacttttattttttagagcaatttttgGTTCACAGCAAAAAGTACAGAGTTCCTATTAATATTATAACCTCTATCCCCAAACATGCACAACCTTCCCCAGTATCAACATCCCCCAGCAtagtggtatatttgttacaattgatgaacttACATTGACATATTATTGTCATCCAAAGTCTATactttacattagggttcactcttggtgttgtgcaTTCATACGTTTGGACAAACGTATAATAAACacatttggccgggcacagtggctcatgcctgtaatcccagcactttgggaagccaaggtgggtggatcacctgaggtcaggagttcgagactagtcagatcaatatggtgaaaccgcatctctactaaaaatacaaaaattagccaggtgtggtggtgtatgcctgtagtcccagctacttgggaggctgagacaggagaattgcttgaacctggaagcttgaggttgcagtgagctgagatcacactgctgccctccagcctgggcaacagagcgagactctgtctcaaaaaaaaaaaaaaaccccaaggcCAAAAACAAAGAAACGACATTTGTCCATCATCGTAGCATCATTCAGAGTAGTTCACTGCCCTAATGATcccctgtgctctgcctattcaacCCTCCTTCCACttagcccttggcaaccactaatcctttttatttatgtatgtatttatgtatgtatttatttatttatttttgagacggagtctcgctctgtcgcccaggctggagtgcagtggcgcaatctcagctcactgcaagctctgcctcctgggttcacgccattctcctgcctcagcctccggagtagctgggaccacaggtgtctgccaccatgcctgattttttttgcatttttagtagagacggggtttcgccttgttagccaagatggtctcgatctcctgacctcgtgatccgcccgctctggcctcccaaagtgctgggattacaggcgtgagccaccgcgcccggcttctgCAACCACTAATcgttttactgtctccatagttttgcattctccagaatgtcatatagctgaaattatacagtatgtaaGCTTTTGgcattggcttctttcacttgggaGTATGCATTTAAAGTTCCTCTCTGGCTTTTCATGGCTCAATAGCTCATTTCCTttcagtgctgaataatattccattgtctgatgtaccacagtttatttatccattcatttacttCAGGGCATCTTGATTACTTCcgagttttggcaattatgaataaagctgctaaaaatataaacaagtttTCATATAGACATAAGTTCTCAATTAATTTGGGTAAATATAGAGGAGTGTGATTGGTGGATCATATGGttagagttatttatttatttattttttcatttttactcctGGTAACTCAGGACAGAGTATGTTcattttgtgagaaactgccaacTCTCTTCCGAAgaggctgtgccattttgcatcccaccagcagtgaatgagagctTTTGTTTCACTTCCATGGTAGTATTTGGTgctgtcagtgttctggattttggccatgcTAATAGGTGTGTGGaggtatcttgttttaatttgcaatacCCTAATGACTTAGGATATtagacatctttattttatttatttatttatttatttatttatttatttatttttgagagggattctcactctgtcgcccaggctggagggcagtggtgcgatctctgctcactgcaacctctgcctcccaggttcacgcgattctcctgcctcggcctcctgattagctgggattacaggtgcccgccaccacgcctggttaatttttgtatttttaatagagacagggtttcaccatgttgatcaggctggtctcgaacttctgacctcgtgatccacctgctttggcctcccaaagtgctgggattacaggcgtgagccaccgtgcccggcctggacaTCTTTTAATATGCTTACTTGTCATCTGTATTTCTTCCTAGGTGAGATGTTTGTTCAGgtttttttgcccacttttaaaatCCAGTTGTTCATTTTCTGATTGTTGAGTTTTCAGGGTTCTTTGTATAGcttggataacagtcctttatgaaacatatcttttttgttgttgtagtttttaaatatttattttatgtacaaaGAGCAATCATGGTTTTTTATTGGGTGGATGCCTTGGATAATCCATTCAAGGAAGATCACTTAGTCCAACTTAATGAAATCTATATCCTTTGCATACCAGTGGAAACACTGGAGGCACATATTGTGGCCATATTTCTGGATCAGACTGTGCAGGTCTGAACAGATGCCATGAGAGCGAGAACCCTGGCTGAATTTTTGCAGGTGGCTCTGGTACAGCTGCTGGTGACCCATCTTGCTCTCAGAAGTGCAACGAGATAAAAGGAAAGCCATGAaacatgtcttttgcaaatattctctcccagtATGTGGCTCATCTTCTTGTTCTCTTGATGCCCTATTCTTTTCAATGGGTGCATAGCATTTCACTGGGTGCCTTATTTAACCAGCCCCCTCTTAAtgaacattcatttttttttttccggtttTTGCTATTAAATGTTACAATGGATAGCTTCTAATAATCCTATTTGAATAtctgtgtaaatatatatgtggaATAAATTTCTTGGCCCtgtgcaatgactcatgcctgtaattccagcaccttgggagacaaaggcaggaggattgcttgatacCAGGAATTCAAGAGGAGTCTGAGCATAGTAGTGAGACCCtctctttacaaaaatatattttaaattagctgagtgtgcttaacaatggggataataaaagaggaagaagaagaaaaagaagaagaggaagaagaggaaagaagaagaagaagaagaagaagaagaagaagaagaagaagaagaagaagaaggaggaggaggaggaggaggaggaggaggaggaggaggaggaggaggaggaggaggaggaggaggaggaggaggaggaggacattagctgagcatgatggtgcatgctctagtaccagctactccagagactgaggcaggagaatggtttgagctcagaagttccaggctgcagtgagttatactCATTCCACATGCCCCTGCATACTGGCCTGTGAatgtgagaccttatctctaaaaaaacaaaaaataaattgttgtaGCCAACTTGTTTTCCAAAACAAAGTAGCACCTTCAAATATAattgataatttattatttatttctgagcaCTTCTGTGAGGTGGATAGATAACACATTCCAGTTAATTTTCAAGATTAACAATAGGCTAGGGACCACTTgtacattattatatatttcactGTAACCTGAGACCCATAGTGGCtcaatcaagaaatatttatcaacTAGTCAACTGTGGACACAGCTTCTAAAACTTCCTAT includes the following:
- the LOC119627114 gene encoding small ribosomal subunit protein uS14-like — encoded protein: MGHQQLYQSHLQKFSQGSRSHGICSDLHSLIQKYGHNMCLQCFHWYAKDIDFIKLD